CTCTCCCCTGCCGGTCGCGAGCGCGCGCTGTGCCCGCGCGACACCAACACGTCGCAGCTCGTTCACCGTCTGTATGACGCCGGCGCCGCATCGCTCAAGCTCGAGGGCCGCATGAAGGCCCCTGATTACGTGTACTCCATCGTCGACGTGTATCGTCATCAGATTGATGACATGCTGGCCGGAGCCACCGTTGCCAAGGACGAGGAAGCCGCCCGCCAACGCCAGCTCAAGCGCTGCTTCAACCGCGACTTTACGCACGCCTATCAGGACGGCACCTCGGGCGACGAGATGATGAGCTATGAGCGTTCCAACAACCGCGGCCAGATCGTGGGCACGGTGCTGGGCAGCCGTCCGGCCAACCGCGATGTGCGCGGCCTCAAGCCCGACGACCGCCGTCGCCGCGCCGCCATCGCCCGCATTGAGCTGTTTGAGCCCGTGGGCAAGGGCGACCTGCTGGAGCTTCGCCACGATAACGAGTTTGACCAGTTCCTGACCACCATTGCCGCCGATGATGCCGCAGCCGGTGAAGTCATCGAATGTCGCGTACCCCGCAGCATGCCCGAGGGCTGCCGCGTCCGCGTGATTCGCAGTCAGCGTGCCATCGACGCCGCCGGCGCCGCGCTCAAGCGCGATGTGCTGCGCCGCCGAGCTGTTGATGTGTCCGTCGTGGCGCGTCTGGGCGAGCCGTTTACCGTTACGCTCACCTGCTGCGACGGCCCTTCGCTTACGGCCACGGCCACGGGCTTTACCGTCGAGGCCGCCAAGACCCGCGCTGTCGAGGCGGCAGACCTGGTTGAGCATGTGGGCCGCATGGGCTCCTCGCCCTTTGAGGCCGCAAGCTTTGACGTTTCGCTCGACGCCGGCTGCGGCATGGGCTTCTCCGCCGTGCACAAGGTGCGCGCCGCCGCTTGCAAGGCGCTGGAAGAGGCCATTCTGGCGCCGTACGCGGAGCGCGCGAAAACGCTCGAGCTGCCGGCGATTGTCACCAGTGATTCCCGCCCCGCGCCCGAGCACTACCGCGACGAGCCGCAGATCTGCGCCACCGTCACCTCGCTCGAGGCCGCCAAGGCAGCGCGGGCGGAGGGTGCAACGCGCATCTATATGACCACCGACGCGCTCGAGGCTGTCGGACTCTCCCCCGCCGATACATTTGAGCAGGGTATCGTGCCCGTACTCGACGAGGTCTGCCGCGCCGTTGACCACGCACGCGTCGACCCGTGGGTTGTTGACGGCGCCACGGTCGCTATTGGCAACATCTCTGAGCTTGCCCTGGCCGCCCAGGTTGGCGCCACAGCCGAGATTCGCTCTTGCCTGCCCGTGCACAACACGCCCTGCATGGAGGCACTTGCCGAGCGCGGAGCCGGTGCGTTTTGGCTCTCGCCCGAGATCACGCTCGACGAGATCGTCTCGCTTGCCACCGCCGCGCCCGCAGCCCTGGGCATCACTGTGTTCGGCCGCCCGCGCGTTATGACGAGTGAGCACTGCATCCTGCAGGTGGCCAATGGCTGCATCCACGATTGCGCTAACTGCCGCCTGCGCGCCCGCAAGCTGTCACTCAAGAATATCGACGGCAAGGTCATGCCCGTACGCACCGACATCCATGGCCGCTCTCGCCTGTACGACGCCTACCCCATCGACCTCACGCCGCAGGTTCCTCAGCTGCTCGATGCCGGCGTGCGTCGTCTCATGGTAGACGGAACGCTGCTCGAGACAGATGAGGTGGGCCGTGCCGTCGCCCGCGTCCGTCGTGCCGTCGAAGCAGCACAGGCCGGCCGCAAGCCCGCCGCCCGCCTGCGCGGCGCCACCTCGGGCTGCATGTTTGTGGGAATTAGCTAACCGAAAGGCTTACACGTGAACGAAGAACCTCAAGTCCTTTACTGCGACGCCTGGCTCATGGCCATCGACAAGCCCGCCGGCATGATCGTCCACGGCGACGGCACCGGCGAGCGCACGCTCACCGACTACGCCAGCGACCTGCTGCTGGCGATGGGTGACGGCTTTGCCGCGACCGACATGCAGCCGCTCAACCGCCTGGACCGCAACACCACCGGCGTGGTGTTGTTTTCGCTCGACAAACAGACGCAGCCCGCCTTTGACCAAATGGTCATCGACCACGCCTTCGAAAAGCACTATCTGGCGCTGGCCGAGGGCAAGATCGACTGGAACGAGAAGCTCATCGACAAGCCCATCGCCCGCGACCGTCACGACAGCCGAAAGATGCGCGTCGGCGCCAGCGGCAAGCCGTCTCAAACTCGCGTGAAGGTGCTCAAACGTCTTAAGAGCCGTCGTGGCCTGCCCGCGCGCTCGTATATCGATGTCGAGTTGCTCACCGGCCGCAAGCACCAAATCCGTGTGCACCTGGCAAGCGAGCATCATCCCCTGGTTGGCGACGACCTGTACGGAACGCCGCGCCCCTGCGGCCTGATGCTCCACGCCCACAGCGTGTCCTTCACGCATCCCGTAACCGGCGAGCACATCCACATCGAAGCTCCCTGCCCCTGGGAGCCCTAAAGCCTGCCGAAAAGGGACAGGCTTATTTTGGCAAGTTTTATCTGAGCAAATGTCAAAACCACCACAAATGTTCCTGCCCCTTCGCGGTGGTTTTGGCCTTAGCCCGTCCCCTGCTGTTAGACCGTGATGACGTTGTCCATTGCCCGGTACTTGGCGGGGACCTCGCCTGCGGTAATAATCGTTGCGTCGCGGAAGTCCGCGAACTTGACGGGCGCCACCATGCCAAATTTACTGGCGTCCGAGATTACGAAGCGCTTGGCCGTATGGCGCATCGAGATACGCTTTACTTGCGCCTCCTCGATATCGGGCGCCGTGAAGCCCTGCTCGGCGGCAATGCCGTTAGAGCCCCAAAAGCCACAGTTGAAGTTGTAGCGGTCTAAGGTTGCCAAGGCATCGGGGCCAACGAGCGCCTCGGTCTCGGGTTTGAGCTCGCCACCCAACACCACGGTGCGCATGCCGCGCAAAGCAAGGTGCTGAGCGTGAAGCACGGAATCAGTCACATAGGTGACACCTTCAAGGTGTGGAAGATGCTCGATGAGCTTGAGCGTCGTCGAGCCCGAGTCGATGTATACAAAGCTCTCGGGCTCCACAAGCGCCGCCGCATGGGCGCAGATACGCTCTTTATCGTCGTTATGGAGGTCGCTGCGCTCATTAAGCGTTAGGTCGCGCGTCACGTGCGCGCGCTCAAGACTCGTCGCTCCACCGTGGACCTTGGCGATGCGACGCGCTCGGTCGAGCGCCTGCAGGTCGCGCCGAATGGTAGACGCCGTCACGCCCAGGGCCTCAGCAAGCTCCGGCACGGTAACCGAGCCGGTCTGCTGCACCATCGACACGATTGCGTTGAGCCTATCTTCCGCAAGCATCGCTTACTCCTCCTCGGGGTACACGACTCCCCAATCGGCGCGAAGCTTGGTCATAAGCTCCATAACATCAGAAGCATAATCCAGAAGCTCGCGCTTGGAGTCGTCGCCGGCAACGGCCTTCTCAAGATCGGCCATCTCATAACACAGGGCGTAAGCCTCGGTGCCTGCGTGGACCTCCTCGCGGTGGCCGTCCGCAGTCCAAACGATGGTCGCGTGATCGGCACGCGGATATTCGTTGACCTCGATGTAGCACTTGTCAAAGCTGATGACCGAGCGCTTGGGCTGCTTGGAGTGGAGCGTAAGGCTCACGACGCCCAGCTGCTGCTCGGCATTGCGGCAGACGATGCCGCCCGCAACATCGACGCCAGTCTCGCAGGTGTTGCCTAGAGACACGACCTCGGCGGGCTGGCTCGCCATAAACAGGCGCATAACGGACAGTGCATACACGCCAATATCGAGCATGGCACCACCGGCGAGGTTGCGATTGTAGAAACGGTTGGTCAGGTCGCCGTACTCCTTGTAGCTACCAAAGTTGAGCTGAGCGAGGTTCATGCGGCCGAACTCGCCGGCATCCATGCGGCGGCGCAGCTCTTGATACAAGGGCATGTGGAGCACCGTGGTAGCGTCCATAAGGACCACGTTGTGCTCGGCGGCAATGGCACGGGCCTCATCGAGTTCAGCGGAATTGAGGGTAATGGCCTTCTCGCAGAGCACGTGCTTGCCGGCTGCAAGGGCAGCGCGCAGATAGGTGATATGAGTGTTGTGCGGGGTAGTGATGTAGACGGCGTCGATGTCAGGATCGGCGTAGAGGTCCTCAACCGATTCATAGACCTTCTCGATGCCATACTGCTCGGCAAAAGCCTGAGCCTTGGACAGCGTACGGTTGGCGACGCCCGCAAGCTTGCGGCCGGCAAGAGCGAGAGACTGGGCCATCTGGTTGGCGATAACGCCGCACCCGATCACAGCCCAACGAAGCTCGGGAGCCGTAAAGATATCCTCGGGGAATGGCTTGTCCTGGACCGAAGCGAACGCTGCTTTTGCGGCTGCCGCGGAGTCGAGTGGAGCCTGCTTGGAATCTACCATATGTGCCTCCTGAATCATGGAGCGTCTTGCAATTCTGCCGTTTTCATATTCGCACAAATACGCGCGTGCATGCTCGTATTTGCGTATTTATTTGCTTTACAGTCATTATTTAGCCATAGTTTACACATGTTTGCGCGAGTACACGCAGTATCGCGCAATATTATGCGCATAAATGCGCATGCAACGATCCGTCTTAAACATAAGGGAGCGGGACACCAAAACCCTAAAAGACAGAGTAGGCCGTAATACTCCACCCCTCTGGGGGGGGCATCAGACATCAAGGGACTGTCCCAAACTGCCGACAAAAAAGGAATGTCCCAGGCTGCCGGCACCTGAGGACGTTCCCCATGTAACGCTTTCTATGCAAGACTGTCCCCAACGACTAGTTGTTTAAGAACGCCCCCAACGACTAGTACGACCACTCATTTAAGTCTGTCCCCAATGAGTGCAAAGGGCACTCATTTAAGTCTGTCCCCAATGAGTGCAATGAGTAGGGATAGAAAAAGGCCCGGGCGCCGTGGCATCCGGGCCTTTGCTAGCAACTTGATGTTGCGGGCAGCTTAGAACTTGTGGCCGCACTTCTTGCAGACGCGCAGCTTGTTCTTGCCGTCCTTCTCGTGACCGACGCGGGTAACCTTACCGCACTCGGGGCAGACGAGATTGACGTTGGAGGCGTCGATGGGAGCCTCCTGCGAAACGATGCCGCCCTGCTGGTTGGCAGCGTTGGGCTTGACGGCCTTCTTGACGACCGAAACGCCCTCGACAACGACCTTGTTCTCGGCGGGGAGAGCACGCAGGATAACGCCCTGCTTGCCGCGATCCTTACCAGAGAGAACCTGGACCTTATCGCCCTTCTTGATATACATATATCTCCCCTAACTACAGGGTCTCGGGAGCGAGCGAGACGATCTTCATGTACTTCTTGTCACGAAGCTCGCGAGCGACGGGCCCGAAGATACGGGTGCCGACGGGCGAACCATCGTTGTTGATGACAACGCAGGCGTTCTCATCAAAGCGAATGTAGGAGCCATCCTTGCGGCGGATCTCCTTAACGGTGCGAACGACGACGCAACGGACAACGTCCTTCTTCTTGACGTTGGCGCCAGGGGTAGCCTCCTGGACAGCACCGATGAACACATCGCCGATGCCTGCATAACGACGCTTGGAACCGCCAAGCACCTTGATGCAGCGAATCTTGCGAGCGCCGGAGTTGTCGGCGACGTTCAGCATGGTTTGCATCTGAATCATGGTAGATGTTCCTCCGAACTAAGAACCGAAGAGAGGTGCGCAGCCTTTATACGGCCCGTGGTATGCAAGCCAGGCATACGCACATCTTCGGAAACGTACAAGTCGTAAGAGCGACTGCTTATTTAGCGCGCTCGACGACCTCGATGAGGCGCCAACGCTTCATCTTGGACATAGGACGGGTCTCCATAACGCGGACGGTATCGCCCACGCCAGCCGTGCACTCCTCGTCGTGAGCGTGCAGCTTCTTGGAGCTGGTCATCATCTTGCCGTACTTGGGGTGACGCTTGCGCTCGGTGATGGTGACAACAATGGTCTTGGCACCGGAGACGGAGGTAACGACACCCGTACGGACCTTACGCGAGTTACGCGAATCAGTCATGTTCTCTCCTTAGGTCCTACTCGGCGACAGCGGACTTCTCCGCTGCGATCTCGCGGGCGCGCTGCTCCGTGAGGACGCGAGCGATGTCCTTCTTCACGGTGTTGACGCGAGCGGTGTTGTCCAGCTGGCTGGTGGCCATCTGGAAACGAAGGTTAAAGAGCTCGGCGCGCATTTCCTTCAGCTTCTCAACGAGCTGAGCGTCCGAGAGCTCACGAATCTCTGCGGGCTTCATTAGTTCTCCTCCTTGGCGGCGGCGGCGTCCTCAGCAGCCCACTTGGCCTCGAGAGCGGCCTCCTCAGCCATCTCCTTCTCGATGCGCTGCTCAGCGTTCTTAGCAGCAACAATCTTGGTCTTGATGGGGAGCTTGTGCTGCGCAAGACGCAGAGCCTCGCGAGCGACCTCCTCGGGAACACCCTTGACCTCGAACATGATGCGGCCGGGCTTGACGACGGCCACCCACTCCTCGGGGTTACCCTTACCAGAACCCATGCGAGTCTCGGCAGGCTTCTTGGTGATGGGCTTATCGGGGAAGATCGTGATGTAGACACGACCGCCACGCTTCATGTAGCGGGTCATGGCAATACGAGCGGCCTCGATCTGACGGTTGGTGATCCAATGGGCCTCGAGAGCCTGGATACCAAACTCGCCGAAATGCAGCTCGGTATTACCCTTGGCCTGGCCCTTCATGGAGCCACGCTGCACCTTGCGGTGAAGAATACGCTTAGGGGCAAGCACTACTGACCCCTCCTCTCGGAGTTACGACGACGAGGACGGGAAGAGCCCTCGAGTGCAGGGTTGGGAACAGGCTGGCCCGGGAGCTTCTCGCCCAGGTAGATCCA
The DNA window shown above is from Collinsella aerofaciens and carries:
- a CDS encoding U32 family peptidase, which produces MTATASRTTNRRPELLAPAGGPEPFAAALAAGADAIYCGMGSFNARRKATNFTDEAFEQACRAAHLAGSRVYVTVNIVIKESEMSDALQLIHRCSTLGADAFIIQDWGLFFEVKRTMPGIETHISTQANIHDDRGTIWCREQGADRVTLSRELSIDEIAVIHNAAPDVDLEVFSHGAICFCYSGLCLLSSFAMAGRSANRGMCAQPCRLPYELIDENGRSLSPAGRERALCPRDTNTSQLVHRLYDAGAASLKLEGRMKAPDYVYSIVDVYRHQIDDMLAGATVAKDEEAARQRQLKRCFNRDFTHAYQDGTSGDEMMSYERSNNRGQIVGTVLGSRPANRDVRGLKPDDRRRRAAIARIELFEPVGKGDLLELRHDNEFDQFLTTIAADDAAAGEVIECRVPRSMPEGCRVRVIRSQRAIDAAGAALKRDVLRRRAVDVSVVARLGEPFTVTLTCCDGPSLTATATGFTVEAAKTRAVEAADLVEHVGRMGSSPFEAASFDVSLDAGCGMGFSAVHKVRAAACKALEEAILAPYAERAKTLELPAIVTSDSRPAPEHYRDEPQICATVTSLEAAKAARAEGATRIYMTTDALEAVGLSPADTFEQGIVPVLDEVCRAVDHARVDPWVVDGATVAIGNISELALAAQVGATAEIRSCLPVHNTPCMEALAERGAGAFWLSPEITLDEIVSLATAAPAALGITVFGRPRVMTSEHCILQVANGCIHDCANCRLRARKLSLKNIDGKVMPVRTDIHGRSRLYDAYPIDLTPQVPQLLDAGVRRLMVDGTLLETDEVGRAVARVRRAVEAAQAGRKPAARLRGATSGCMFVGIS
- a CDS encoding RluA family pseudouridine synthase, translating into MNEEPQVLYCDAWLMAIDKPAGMIVHGDGTGERTLTDYASDLLLAMGDGFAATDMQPLNRLDRNTTGVVLFSLDKQTQPAFDQMVIDHAFEKHYLALAEGKIDWNEKLIDKPIARDRHDSRKMRVGASGKPSQTRVKVLKRLKSRRGLPARSYIDVELLTGRKHQIRVHLASEHHPLVGDDLYGTPRPCGLMLHAHSVSFTHPVTGEHIHIEAPCPWEP
- a CDS encoding DeoR/GlpR family DNA-binding transcription regulator, which gives rise to MLAEDRLNAIVSMVQQTGSVTVPELAEALGVTASTIRRDLQALDRARRIAKVHGGATSLERAHVTRDLTLNERSDLHNDDKERICAHAAALVEPESFVYIDSGSTTLKLIEHLPHLEGVTYVTDSVLHAQHLALRGMRTVVLGGELKPETEALVGPDALATLDRYNFNCGFWGSNGIAAEQGFTAPDIEEAQVKRISMRHTAKRFVISDASKFGMVAPVKFADFRDATIITAGEVPAKYRAMDNVITV
- a CDS encoding Gfo/Idh/MocA family protein, which gives rise to MVDSKQAPLDSAAAAKAAFASVQDKPFPEDIFTAPELRWAVIGCGVIANQMAQSLALAGRKLAGVANRTLSKAQAFAEQYGIEKVYESVEDLYADPDIDAVYITTPHNTHITYLRAALAAGKHVLCEKAITLNSAELDEARAIAAEHNVVLMDATTVLHMPLYQELRRRMDAGEFGRMNLAQLNFGSYKEYGDLTNRFYNRNLAGGAMLDIGVYALSVMRLFMASQPAEVVSLGNTCETGVDVAGGIVCRNAEQQLGVVSLTLHSKQPKRSVISFDKCYIEVNEYPRADHATIVWTADGHREEVHAGTEAYALCYEMADLEKAVAGDDSKRELLDYASDVMELMTKLRADWGVVYPEEE
- the rplX gene encoding 50S ribosomal protein L24 codes for the protein MYIKKGDKVQVLSGKDRGKQGVILRALPAENKVVVEGVSVVKKAVKPNAANQQGGIVSQEAPIDASNVNLVCPECGKVTRVGHEKDGKNKLRVCKKCGHKF
- the rplN gene encoding 50S ribosomal protein L14, encoding MIQMQTMLNVADNSGARKIRCIKVLGGSKRRYAGIGDVFIGAVQEATPGANVKKKDVVRCVVVRTVKEIRRKDGSYIRFDENACVVINNDGSPVGTRIFGPVARELRDKKYMKIVSLAPETL
- the rpsQ gene encoding 30S ribosomal protein S17, coding for MTDSRNSRKVRTGVVTSVSGAKTIVVTITERKRHPKYGKMMTSSKKLHAHDEECTAGVGDTVRVMETRPMSKMKRWRLIEVVERAK
- the rpmC gene encoding 50S ribosomal protein L29 — protein: MKPAEIRELSDAQLVEKLKEMRAELFNLRFQMATSQLDNTARVNTVKKDIARVLTEQRAREIAAEKSAVAE